The following coding sequences lie in one Cyanobacterium sp. Dongsha4 genomic window:
- a CDS encoding ShlB/FhaC/HecB family hemolysin secretion/activation protein has protein sequence MKPFLIINPMLVKQGVLVATFVLYPLSCYGGEKEPFFQFSDREVFQVSSLDDSLSLEEGIIIRKFNFIGNTAFSNHQLAEIVKPFTQRKITFTELLEVEKIITNLYTENGYINSGAIINAGQKFNPRQAVITVEIIEGSISDIKVEGLKRLRTDYIKNRLQIATATPFNVNRLYEALQVLQLDTLIANVSAELVAGVVPQESILLVNVTESDSFSFMPIFNNGRSSSVGSFRRGVRIKEDNLFGFGDAIDISYFNTDGSNTFNGSYSIPVNSYNGKIEFAGGFNDTRIIQKPFDVLNITGNSEYYEISFYQPIMEKPTQEFGLGVTFSKESSRSFLDGEPFPFSLGADIKGNTEVSAIRFFQNWTIRQPQDVFNLRSEFSLGIEAFGATINEELPDSRFLSWRSQLQYVRQLAPDSLFIFQTDLQLANDNLVTLEQFYLGGLYSVRGYPQDIRVTDNGLLLTTEAWFPVLRVKDIWQNQDGVLQIIPFFDFGVGWNVGKIPNPSPNTLMGVGLGLQWQMGNNFNARIDYGIPLIYIDVEKNSLNDEGIYFNINANF, from the coding sequence ATGAAACCTTTTTTGATAATCAACCCTATGTTGGTTAAGCAGGGTGTTTTAGTGGCTACTTTCGTTTTATATCCTTTATCTTGTTACGGTGGGGAAAAAGAACCATTTTTTCAATTTTCTGATAGAGAAGTTTTTCAAGTTTCTAGTCTCGATGATTCTTTGTCTTTGGAAGAAGGAATAATTATTAGAAAATTCAATTTTATCGGTAATACTGCTTTTAGTAATCATCAATTAGCGGAAATTGTCAAACCTTTTACCCAGAGAAAAATTACTTTTACCGAACTTTTAGAGGTAGAAAAGATAATTACTAATTTATATACAGAAAATGGTTATATTAATTCTGGAGCGATTATTAATGCAGGACAAAAGTTTAATCCCCGACAAGCAGTAATTACGGTGGAAATTATCGAAGGTAGCATTTCTGACATAAAGGTTGAAGGTTTAAAAAGACTTAGAACAGACTATATTAAAAATCGTCTGCAAATTGCCACAGCAACTCCTTTTAATGTTAATAGATTATATGAAGCCTTACAGGTTTTACAACTTGATACTTTAATTGCCAATGTTTCTGCGGAATTGGTTGCGGGGGTAGTTCCTCAAGAAAGTATTTTATTAGTTAATGTTACTGAAAGTGATTCTTTTAGTTTTATGCCTATCTTTAATAATGGGCGTAGTTCAAGTGTGGGTAGTTTTAGGAGAGGGGTGAGGATTAAAGAGGATAATTTATTCGGTTTTGGAGATGCGATCGATATTTCCTATTTTAATACTGATGGGAGCAATACTTTTAATGGTAGTTATAGTATTCCAGTAAATAGTTATAACGGAAAGATAGAATTTGCTGGGGGTTTTAATGATACTAGAATAATTCAAAAACCTTTTGATGTCTTAAATATTACTGGAAATTCTGAATATTATGAAATTAGTTTTTATCAGCCCATAATGGAAAAACCAACCCAAGAATTTGGTTTAGGAGTTACTTTCAGTAAGGAATCTAGTCGTAGTTTTTTAGATGGTGAGCCATTTCCTTTTTCTTTAGGGGCAGATATTAAAGGCAATACCGAAGTGAGTGCCATTCGTTTTTTTCAAAATTGGACTATCAGACAGCCCCAAGATGTGTTTAACTTGAGGTCAGAATTTAGTTTGGGTATAGAGGCTTTTGGGGCGACAATTAATGAAGAATTGCCCGATAGTCGTTTTTTATCATGGCGTAGTCAGTTGCAGTATGTCAGACAATTAGCACCAGATAGCTTATTTATTTTTCAAACAGATTTACAACTAGCTAATGATAATTTAGTTACCTTAGAGCAGTTTTATCTTGGAGGTTTATACAGTGTTAGAGGTTATCCTCAAGATATTCGAGTGACGGATAATGGTTTATTGCTAACTACAGAGGCATGGTTTCCCGTTTTGCGAGTGAAAGATATTTGGCAAAATCAAGATGGTGTTTTACAAATTATTCCTTTTTTCGATTTTGGGGTTGGTTGGAATGTGGGCAAAATTCCTAATCCTTCTCCTAACACCCTTATGGGAGTTGGTTTAGGACTTCAATGGCAGATGGGAAATAATTTTAATGCTCGTATTGACTATGGAATCCCTCTTATTTATATTGATGTGGAAAAAAACTCTTTGAATGATGAGGGTATTTATTTCAATATAAACGCTAACTTTTAA
- a CDS encoding NADP-dependent isocitrate dehydrogenase translates to MFEKLTPPEAGSKIKFDNGQPIVPDDPIIPFIRGDGTGVDIWPATEKVINAAVEKAYGGKRKINWFKIYAGDEACEKYGTYQYLPEDTLTAIREYGIAIKGPLTTPVGGGIRSLNVALRQIFDLYACVRPCRYYEGTPSPHKSPEKLDVIVYRENTEDIYLGIEWKQGSEVGTKLISLLNEELIPATPEFKNKQIPLDAGIGIKPISKKGSQRLVRRAIQNALRLPKQKQMVTLVHKGNIMKYTEGAFRDWGYELATTEFRAECVTERESWILSNKEANPDISIEDNARQIEPGYDSLTSEKQNTIKNEVESVLNAIWDSHGNGQWQDKIMVNDRIADSIFQQIQTRPDEYSILATMNLNGDYLSDAAAAIVGGLGMGPGANIGDNCAIFEATHGTAPKHAGLDRINPGSVILSGVMMLEFMGWQEAADLIRNGISRAIASRQVTYDLARMMTPPVEPPLKCSEFAQAIIDNFDN, encoded by the coding sequence ATGTTTGAAAAATTAACTCCCCCTGAAGCTGGAAGTAAAATAAAATTTGATAATGGACAACCTATTGTACCCGATGATCCTATTATTCCCTTCATCAGAGGAGATGGTACAGGTGTTGATATTTGGCCTGCTACAGAAAAAGTGATTAACGCCGCAGTAGAAAAGGCTTATGGTGGCAAACGTAAAATAAATTGGTTTAAAATTTATGCGGGGGATGAGGCTTGTGAAAAGTATGGTACTTATCAATACCTCCCTGAAGATACTTTAACTGCTATTAGAGAATATGGTATTGCGATAAAAGGTCCTTTAACCACTCCTGTTGGTGGAGGAATTCGCTCTTTAAATGTGGCTTTAAGACAAATTTTTGATCTTTATGCTTGTGTTCGTCCTTGTCGTTACTATGAAGGTACACCATCTCCCCATAAAAGTCCTGAAAAATTAGATGTCATAGTCTATCGGGAAAATACTGAAGATATTTATCTTGGCATTGAATGGAAACAAGGCTCAGAAGTAGGTACAAAGCTAATTTCTCTCCTCAATGAAGAATTAATTCCTGCCACTCCTGAGTTTAAAAATAAGCAAATTCCTCTCGATGCAGGTATCGGTATCAAGCCCATTTCTAAAAAAGGTTCTCAACGGTTGGTGCGTCGTGCCATTCAAAATGCCCTTAGATTACCAAAACAGAAGCAAATGGTGACTTTAGTTCACAAAGGTAATATCATGAAATATACAGAAGGGGCTTTTCGTGATTGGGGTTATGAGTTAGCAACTACTGAATTTCGGGCTGAATGTGTCACTGAAAGAGAGTCTTGGATTTTAAGTAATAAGGAAGCTAATCCCGATATTTCCATAGAAGATAATGCTCGTCAAATTGAACCGGGTTACGATTCTCTCACCTCTGAGAAACAGAATACAATTAAAAATGAAGTGGAATCCGTTTTAAATGCAATTTGGGATAGTCATGGTAATGGGCAATGGCAAGATAAAATCATGGTAAACGATCGCATCGCTGATAGTATCTTCCAACAGATTCAAACTCGCCCTGACGAATATTCCATTTTAGCCACCATGAACTTAAACGGTGATTATCTCTCTGATGCCGCCGCCGCCATTGTAGGTGGTTTAGGTATGGGACCTGGTGCTAATATCGGGGACAACTGTGCTATTTTTGAGGCTACCCATGGAACAGCCCCGAAACACGCAGGACTCGATCGCATCAACCCCGGTTCGGTTATTCTTTCTGGGGTAATGATGTTAGAGTTTATGGGATGGCAAGAGGCCGCCGATTTAATTCGTAATGGTATCAGTCGTGCGATCGCATCTCGTCAAGTTACCTACGATTTAGCAAGAATGATGACTCCTCCCGTAGAACCACCGTTAAAATGTTCAGAATTTGCTCAAGCTATTATTGATAACTTTGATAATTAG